In Acetobacteroides hydrogenigenes, a single window of DNA contains:
- a CDS encoding exo-beta-N-acetylmuramidase NamZ family protein: MKRICLTTMALLLSLPIWAIVKPGVEVLRDRDFSVLKGKRVGLITNPTGIDRSYKSTIDILKEAKDVKLVALFSPEHGVRGDIHAGDKVDTYIDPKTGVTVYSIYGKTQRPTKEMLDNVDAIVYDIQDIGSRSYTFISTMGIVMEEAAKYGKEFIVLDRPNPVGGEKVEGSLVEDGFYSFVSQFRIPYVYGLTPGEVALMLNGEGMIKGKCKLTVIPMKGWKRSMTYAETGLDWVAPSPHIPNANAALYYATTGILGELGVVSIGVGYTIPFQMVASDSISANQLSDSLNALKLEGVHFRPIYCKPFYSVGKGQNYQGVQIHITNPKTVVLSDIQFWIMQEMYKLNPSLDFFKRCEKSRITMWNKVCGTDYIFKEFGNGYNFAKIREYWHKDDKAFKEMSNKYYLYK; the protein is encoded by the coding sequence ATGAAAAGAATTTGCCTAACTACAATGGCTTTACTACTTAGCCTCCCTATATGGGCTATAGTAAAGCCAGGAGTGGAAGTTCTTCGAGATAGGGACTTCTCCGTACTTAAAGGAAAAAGGGTTGGACTTATAACCAACCCTACGGGGATTGATCGATCTTACAAAAGTACCATCGACATCCTTAAGGAGGCTAAAGATGTAAAGTTGGTAGCCCTCTTTTCTCCCGAACATGGCGTTCGCGGCGACATTCATGCTGGTGACAAGGTTGACACATATATAGACCCAAAAACTGGCGTTACCGTTTACTCTATTTACGGAAAAACCCAACGCCCAACAAAGGAAATGCTCGACAACGTAGATGCAATAGTCTACGACATCCAAGACATCGGTAGTAGGTCGTACACCTTTATTAGTACAATGGGGATCGTAATGGAAGAGGCTGCTAAATACGGCAAGGAATTTATCGTGCTTGACCGCCCAAACCCTGTGGGCGGCGAAAAGGTTGAAGGCAGCCTTGTTGAAGATGGCTTCTACTCGTTTGTAAGCCAATTTCGCATTCCTTACGTTTACGGTCTAACACCTGGCGAAGTGGCCCTTATGCTTAACGGAGAGGGCATGATTAAGGGGAAATGCAAGCTTACGGTAATCCCTATGAAAGGATGGAAGCGCTCTATGACATATGCAGAAACCGGACTCGATTGGGTTGCTCCTTCGCCTCACATACCAAACGCCAATGCGGCTTTGTACTATGCAACAACGGGCATACTTGGCGAATTGGGCGTTGTATCAATTGGAGTTGGCTATACCATCCCATTCCAGATGGTTGCCAGCGACTCTATATCTGCGAATCAGCTGTCCGATAGCCTTAATGCTCTAAAACTGGAAGGCGTTCATTTCCGTCCTATATACTGCAAGCCGTTCTACAGCGTTGGCAAAGGGCAAAACTACCAAGGAGTTCAAATACATATTACCAATCCAAAGACCGTCGTCCTTTCGGACATCCAATTTTGGATTATGCAGGAAATGTACAAGCTAAACCCAAGCCTCGACTTCTTTAAGCGCTGCGAGAAAAGCCGCATTACCATGTGGAATAAGGTTTGTGGTACCGACTATATCTTCAAGGAGTTTGGGAACGGCTACAACTTTGCCAAGATCCGAGAATACTGGCATAAAGACGACAAGGCCTTTAAGGAAATGTCGAATAAATACTACTTATACAAATAG
- a CDS encoding SpoIID/LytB domain-containing protein → MKSPEITVGIMFQPSIEFILDGVFTFSGKEHSGLYEVKYQEGQIAFDGQLYDKLSFDATSEKSTFLLKDVVIGIGFHWERKEDQRFEGSLDFIVEDEKVTAINRISIERYLVSVISSEMSATSSLELLKAHAVISRSWMLSQIQKRTTLENSSKAYISDIRTNEEWVKWWDREDHTNFDVCADDHCQRYQGITRASQSLEMVEEAITQTFGEMLMNGDSICDARFSKCCGGAVEEFQNCWEPEKHPYLLKLYDNAEGELPDLTIEANADKWIRSAPAAFCNTNDAQVLSQVLNNYDQETTNFYRWKVDFEAQEMSELVKRRIGIDFGTIQEFIPVERGTSGRLIRLKVVGSKQTLTLGKELLIRKAFSESHLYSSAFVIDKTEKGFTFTGAGWGHGVGLCQIGAAVMAHKGYKYKPILNHYFPTAAIEKKY, encoded by the coding sequence ATGAAAAGTCCTGAGATAACTGTAGGGATAATGTTTCAACCCTCCATCGAGTTCATTCTCGATGGAGTGTTTACGTTTAGCGGCAAGGAGCATAGCGGTTTATATGAAGTTAAATACCAAGAAGGGCAAATAGCCTTTGATGGCCAACTTTACGATAAGCTATCCTTCGATGCCACTAGCGAAAAATCCACCTTCCTACTAAAAGATGTTGTTATTGGCATAGGCTTTCATTGGGAACGTAAAGAAGACCAGCGCTTCGAAGGGAGCCTCGACTTCATTGTCGAAGATGAAAAGGTAACCGCCATAAACCGCATATCGATAGAGAGGTATCTCGTTAGCGTAATTTCGTCTGAGATGAGCGCAACGAGTTCGCTTGAACTGCTCAAGGCACATGCCGTGATCTCCCGAAGCTGGATGCTCTCACAAATTCAGAAGCGCACAACTCTCGAGAATTCATCAAAGGCCTATATCAGCGATATTCGAACTAACGAAGAATGGGTAAAATGGTGGGATAGAGAAGATCACACAAACTTCGATGTATGCGCCGACGACCATTGCCAGCGCTACCAAGGTATAACACGTGCCAGTCAATCGCTCGAAATGGTAGAGGAAGCAATTACCCAAACCTTTGGAGAAATGCTAATGAACGGCGACAGCATTTGCGACGCTCGCTTTTCTAAATGTTGCGGAGGTGCCGTTGAGGAGTTCCAAAACTGCTGGGAGCCAGAGAAACATCCATACCTCCTAAAACTCTACGACAATGCAGAAGGAGAATTACCCGATTTAACCATTGAAGCGAATGCTGACAAATGGATACGTAGCGCTCCAGCCGCATTTTGCAACACTAACGACGCTCAGGTGCTTTCGCAGGTGCTCAACAACTACGATCAGGAAACGACCAACTTCTATAGATGGAAGGTTGACTTTGAAGCGCAAGAAATGAGCGAACTCGTTAAACGTCGCATAGGAATTGACTTCGGAACTATACAAGAGTTTATTCCTGTAGAACGTGGTACGTCTGGTCGTCTCATCCGTTTAAAAGTTGTTGGTTCAAAGCAAACGCTTACCCTTGGCAAAGAACTGCTTATACGAAAGGCCTTTTCGGAATCGCACCTCTACAGCTCTGCTTTTGTTATCGACAAAACTGAAAAGGGCTTTACATTTACAGGAGCAGGCTGGGGACATGGTGTAGGACTGTGCCAAATTGGAGCAGCCGTTATGGCACATAAAGGGTATAAGTATAAGCCTATTCTTAACCACTACTTTCCAACCGCAGCAATCGAAAAGAAATACTAA
- a CDS encoding glycosyltransferase family 2 protein, whose product MKKKINCFIPAANVAQVESTVQILKGSELVNEIYLLVTGDDKFESLGCPTIKVDSLVSSNTVKAIAAHADTEYSLIYTKYTTLELGYFSLERFLFIADSSEASMVYADHYQVIDGVRKANPLITYQEGSLRDDFNFGSVLIYRSGILKKVIESTKEEYPFAGMYNLRLASSCLGPVEHINEYLYAEVETDTRKSGQKIFDYVDPKNREVQIDMEKVCTAHLKRIGAYLEPIFTPIKFDSVDFPVEASVIIPVYNRVRTISDAIKSVLIQKTNFKFNLIIIDNYSTDGTTEAIKAFNDPRLIHIIPERKDLGIGGCWNTGVHHSQCGKFAVQLDSDDVYSSENTLQTMVNAFYEQNCSMVVGTYMMTNFNMEMIAPGIIDHKEWTPENGRNNALRINGLGAPRAFYTPMLREIKVPNTSYGEDYALGLYFSRHFQIGRVYDVVYNCRRWEDNSDASLDVVKMNAHNLYKDRIRTWEVQARKQLNRKK is encoded by the coding sequence ATGAAGAAAAAAATCAACTGCTTTATCCCTGCTGCAAACGTTGCGCAAGTAGAAAGCACAGTACAAATTTTGAAGGGTTCTGAACTTGTAAATGAAATTTACCTTCTCGTTACTGGAGACGATAAATTTGAGAGCCTAGGGTGTCCAACCATTAAGGTTGATTCATTGGTATCTAGCAACACCGTTAAAGCTATTGCAGCCCATGCTGATACCGAATACTCCCTTATATACACAAAGTACACTACGCTTGAACTCGGCTATTTCTCTCTAGAACGCTTTCTATTTATTGCCGACAGTTCAGAGGCTAGCATGGTATATGCAGATCACTACCAAGTAATTGACGGAGTTCGTAAAGCAAACCCTCTAATTACGTATCAAGAAGGCAGCCTTCGCGACGACTTCAATTTTGGTTCAGTACTGATCTACCGCAGCGGAATCTTAAAAAAAGTTATAGAATCGACAAAGGAAGAATACCCATTTGCGGGAATGTACAACCTACGTCTTGCATCATCTTGCCTTGGACCAGTAGAGCACATCAACGAATATCTTTATGCTGAAGTAGAAACCGATACACGCAAATCAGGCCAAAAGATATTTGACTACGTTGATCCTAAAAATCGCGAAGTGCAAATTGATATGGAAAAAGTTTGCACAGCCCATCTAAAAAGAATTGGTGCCTACCTCGAACCTATCTTCACCCCCATTAAGTTTGATTCTGTTGACTTCCCCGTTGAAGCATCTGTTATAATCCCTGTGTATAATCGTGTACGAACAATATCCGATGCTATCAAATCGGTTCTAATCCAAAAAACGAACTTTAAGTTCAACCTTATCATTATAGACAACTACTCTACTGATGGGACTACAGAAGCAATTAAAGCTTTTAACGATCCACGTCTAATCCATATCATTCCAGAAAGAAAAGACCTTGGCATTGGCGGTTGCTGGAACACCGGAGTTCATCATTCGCAATGTGGTAAATTTGCAGTTCAGCTCGATAGCGATGATGTATACTCATCGGAAAATACGCTCCAGACTATGGTAAACGCCTTTTACGAGCAAAACTGTTCGATGGTGGTTGGCACCTACATGATGACTAACTTTAATATGGAGATGATTGCTCCCGGAATCATCGATCATAAAGAATGGACTCCGGAAAATGGACGCAACAATGCACTCCGCATCAACGGGCTGGGCGCTCCAAGAGCATTCTATACGCCAATGCTTCGTGAAATCAAAGTACCCAACACCAGCTACGGCGAAGACTACGCACTTGGGCTATATTTCTCGCGCCACTTCCAAATTGGCCGCGTTTACGACGTCGTTTACAACTGCCGCCGCTGGGAGGACAATTCGGATGCTTCTCTCGATGTAGTTAAAATGAATGCACACAACCTTTATAAAGATCGTATTCGCACTTGGGAAGTTCAAGCACGCAAACAGTTAAACAGAAAGAAGTAG
- a CDS encoding DUF4922 domain-containing protein — MNSTVNTLLIEQCNEWPQCSENYAALKTVEVRDTEVDGYKFKVQFNPKRIQSSAAKVDPKSIQERKCFLCEINRPEVQRGIPFASKLGNTYTILVNPFPIFKKHLTIPSVAHTNQLIEGKIGDMLELARLLDDFLIFYNGPKCGASAPDHFHFQAGNKGFLPIEMDIEAILSAHSRQIEQDVYILKNAPANTIVYKSANVDAIICWFNQFYAKFKQISNSEEEPMMNLLSWFQDDYYYLVVYPRKMHRPSQFFAGGEENILISPASIDLGGVFITPLEKDFTKITSADIKDILEQITVTPDDLKKLIK; from the coding sequence ATGAACAGTACTGTAAATACACTTTTAATAGAGCAGTGTAACGAATGGCCGCAATGCAGTGAAAATTACGCGGCACTTAAAACTGTTGAGGTTCGCGACACCGAAGTTGATGGTTATAAGTTTAAGGTGCAGTTCAACCCTAAACGAATCCAGTCGTCGGCAGCCAAGGTTGACCCCAAAAGTATTCAGGAGCGCAAATGCTTCCTATGCGAGATCAACCGTCCTGAAGTTCAGCGGGGCATTCCGTTCGCATCGAAGTTGGGAAATACGTACACCATTCTGGTAAATCCATTTCCTATTTTCAAAAAGCATCTTACTATCCCTTCTGTTGCCCATACAAATCAGCTAATAGAAGGAAAAATTGGAGATATGCTCGAACTTGCCAGACTGCTAGATGACTTTCTGATCTTCTACAATGGTCCAAAATGTGGAGCTTCGGCCCCCGACCATTTCCACTTTCAGGCTGGCAACAAAGGATTCCTGCCAATTGAAATGGATATCGAAGCAATCCTAAGCGCACATTCAAGACAGATAGAGCAAGATGTTTACATTCTGAAGAACGCACCTGCTAACACAATAGTATATAAATCGGCTAACGTAGATGCTATTATCTGCTGGTTCAACCAATTCTACGCCAAGTTCAAGCAAATATCTAATTCGGAAGAAGAACCGATGATGAATCTGCTTTCATGGTTTCAGGATGACTACTACTACCTTGTTGTTTACCCACGCAAAATGCATCGTCCTAGTCAGTTTTTTGCAGGGGGAGAAGAGAACATCCTCATAAGTCCTGCATCGATCGATTTAGGTGGCGTATTTATTACTCCACTCGAAAAGGATTTTACGAAAATCACCAGTGCAGACATTAAGGATATTCTTGAACAAATCACAGTTACCCCTGATGATTTAAAAAAGCTTATCAAATGA
- a CDS encoding MFS transporter, whose product MKELEKKKNHWSWIPTLYFAQGLPYVAVMTIAVIMYKRLGLSNTDIALYTSWLYLPWVIKPLWSPFVDIVKTKRWWIITMQGLVAAAFASIAFFIPTSNYVQITLAFFWLMAFSSATHDIAADGFYMLALKTGEQSFFVGIRNTFYRLANITGQGLLVMFAGALEDGIIHPSTKGNIPVAWSMTFYLLAALFIGFTIYHFIVLPKPKDDSKENETVNAKNLIKEFWLTFVSYFKKKNIGLALFFLLSYRLGESQLAKIASPFLLDKTSSGGLGLSTSTVGLAYGTIGVAALLLGGILGGLLVSKNGFKKWIIPMALAINIPDLLYVYMAHTQLQSIPMIVGAVALEQLGYGFGFTAYMLFLIYVADGPHKTAHYAIGTGFMALGMMLPGMAAGIIEEWLGYTNFFWWVCAWTLPGIYASYLVYRKIEPEFGKK is encoded by the coding sequence ATGAAAGAACTAGAAAAGAAGAAAAATCACTGGTCGTGGATTCCCACTCTGTACTTTGCACAGGGGCTTCCCTACGTTGCAGTTATGACCATCGCTGTGATTATGTACAAGAGACTGGGACTTTCCAATACCGATATTGCCCTTTACACGTCATGGCTATATCTACCATGGGTAATAAAACCGCTATGGAGCCCGTTTGTAGATATTGTTAAGACAAAACGCTGGTGGATAATTACCATGCAGGGGCTTGTCGCTGCAGCATTTGCAAGTATTGCGTTCTTTATTCCAACAAGCAACTACGTCCAAATTACGCTTGCCTTTTTCTGGCTAATGGCCTTTTCATCGGCAACACACGATATTGCTGCTGACGGATTCTACATGTTGGCCCTAAAAACTGGCGAACAATCCTTTTTCGTAGGAATTAGAAACACATTCTACCGGCTTGCCAATATTACAGGACAAGGTCTTCTTGTTATGTTTGCAGGTGCGCTAGAAGATGGCATTATCCACCCTTCTACAAAAGGAAACATTCCGGTTGCTTGGAGTATGACATTCTACCTTCTTGCTGCACTATTTATTGGATTCACCATCTACCACTTTATTGTTCTTCCAAAACCGAAGGATGATTCTAAGGAAAATGAAACGGTAAACGCCAAAAATCTTATAAAAGAGTTCTGGCTTACATTCGTGTCCTACTTCAAAAAGAAGAATATAGGCCTTGCCCTATTTTTCCTCCTCTCGTACAGACTAGGGGAATCACAGCTTGCAAAAATAGCATCACCGTTCCTTCTTGACAAAACCTCATCAGGAGGACTAGGTCTATCAACATCAACCGTTGGACTTGCATATGGGACTATAGGAGTTGCAGCCCTTCTCCTAGGGGGTATTCTTGGGGGGCTTCTCGTAAGCAAAAATGGATTTAAGAAGTGGATAATACCAATGGCTCTTGCCATAAATATTCCTGATTTACTCTATGTCTACATGGCTCACACTCAACTTCAATCAATTCCGATGATAGTTGGAGCAGTAGCTCTTGAGCAGTTAGGATATGGTTTTGGATTTACCGCCTACATGCTTTTTCTGATTTACGTTGCAGACGGGCCTCACAAAACGGCACACTACGCCATTGGAACTGGATTTATGGCATTAGGAATGATGCTCCCAGGAATGGCTGCTGGTATAATTGAAGAATGGCTTGGCTATACCAACTTCTTCTGGTGGGTATGCGCTTGGACGCTACCTGGCATTTACGCTTCGTATCTCGTATACCGAAAGATAGAGCCTGAATTCGGCAAGAAATAG